A single window of Onychomys torridus chromosome 8, mOncTor1.1, whole genome shotgun sequence DNA harbors:
- the LOC118589518 gene encoding immunity-related GTPase family M protein 1-like isoform X1, whose translation MAMSTSKVAPLLTNMEEAVGSVEDKQFTCFSNALPIDKNSSILSVEVVKNIETAVKDGKLGEVVSIVKDIHQEVSRSTVKIAVTGDSGNGMSSFINALRLIGHEEEDSAPTGVVRTTQKPACYFSSIFPNVDLWDLPGTGVTAQSMGNYLEEMEFDKYDLIIIIASEQFSSNHVKLAKAMQRLRKRFYVVWTKLDRDLGTSAHSESQLLQNIQESIRENLQKEYVKVPPIFLVSSFEPSSHDFQNLRITLKKDIPRIKFEGLLGTLFQICENTINEKVEFFNRSIDEDNLEGNEKFNTGDLVQYQQFFQNKFVVDDISLLQGALDMRQPDDCSRDAKPSQVRQRDQQDGWTVSQLFPSRTQYIITGLYSAICCFFSRRHRHTQQKHVLGEVAKETKKVLWEILENTILLPQKD comes from the exons ATGGCGATGTCTACATCCAAG GTTGCTCCTTTGCTCACCAACATGGAAGAGGCAGTTGGGTCTGTTGAGGATAAACAATTTACATGCTTCTCTAATGCTCTACCCATTGACAAAAACAGCAGTATTTTATCTGTAGAAGTAGTCAAGAATATTGAGACCGCTGTGAAAGATGGAAAGTTGGGAGAAGTGGTCTCCATAGTCAAAGATATCCATCAGGAAGTATCCAGAAGCACAGTGAAAATTGCTGTGACTGGGGACTCTGGCAATGGCATGTCATCCTTCATCAATGCCCTTAGGCTCATTGGACATGAGGAGGAGGATTCAGCTCCCACTGGGGTGGTGAGGACCACCCAGAAACCAGCCTGTTACTTCTCTTCCATATTTCCCAATGTGGACCTGTGGGACCTGCCTGGCACTGGGGTCACAGCCCAGAGCATGGGGAActacctggaggagatggaatttGACAAATATGACCTTATCATCATCATCGCTTCTGAGCAGTTCAGTTCCAACCATGTGAAGCTGGCCAAAGCCATGCAGAGATTGAGAAAGAGGTTCTATGTTGTCTGGACAAAGCTAGACAGGGACCTTGGTACAAGTGCCCACTCAGAATCCCAGCTTCTGCAGAATATCCAGGAGAGTATCCGTGAGAACCTCCAGAAGGAGTATGTGAAGGTGCCCCCCATATTTCTGGTATCCAGCTTTGAGCCTTCATCACATGACTTCCAGAATCTCAGAATAACACTGAAAAAAGACATCCCCCGCATCAAATTTGAGGGTCTCTTAGGAACCCTTTTCCAAATCTGCGAGAACACTATTAATGAGAAAGTAGAATTCTTTAATAGAAGCATAGATGAGGATAATCTAGAAGGTAATGAAAAATTTAATACAGGTGATCTGGTACAGTATCAGCAATTCTTCCAAAACAAATTTGTTGTGGATGACATATCTCTCCTCCAGGGGGCTCTGGATATGAGACAGCCAGATGACTGCTCCAGGGATGCCAAGCCATCCCAAGTTAGACAGAGAGACCAACAAGACGGCTGGACTGTGTCTCAGCTGTTTCCTTCTAGAACTCAATATATCATTACAGGTCTTTACTCCGCCATTTGCTGTTTTTTCTCTCGccgtcacagacacacacaacagaaacatGTGCTTGGTGAAGTTGCTAAGGAAACCAAGAAAGTTCTGTGGGAAATCCTGGAAAATACCATTTTACTTCCTCAGAAGGACTAG
- the LOC118589518 gene encoding immunity-related GTPase family M protein 1-like isoform X2 translates to MEEAVGSVEDKQFTCFSNALPIDKNSSILSVEVVKNIETAVKDGKLGEVVSIVKDIHQEVSRSTVKIAVTGDSGNGMSSFINALRLIGHEEEDSAPTGVVRTTQKPACYFSSIFPNVDLWDLPGTGVTAQSMGNYLEEMEFDKYDLIIIIASEQFSSNHVKLAKAMQRLRKRFYVVWTKLDRDLGTSAHSESQLLQNIQESIRENLQKEYVKVPPIFLVSSFEPSSHDFQNLRITLKKDIPRIKFEGLLGTLFQICENTINEKVEFFNRSIDEDNLEGNEKFNTGDLVQYQQFFQNKFVVDDISLLQGALDMRQPDDCSRDAKPSQVRQRDQQDGWTVSQLFPSRTQYIITGLYSAICCFFSRRHRHTQQKHVLGEVAKETKKVLWEILENTILLPQKD, encoded by the coding sequence ATGGAAGAGGCAGTTGGGTCTGTTGAGGATAAACAATTTACATGCTTCTCTAATGCTCTACCCATTGACAAAAACAGCAGTATTTTATCTGTAGAAGTAGTCAAGAATATTGAGACCGCTGTGAAAGATGGAAAGTTGGGAGAAGTGGTCTCCATAGTCAAAGATATCCATCAGGAAGTATCCAGAAGCACAGTGAAAATTGCTGTGACTGGGGACTCTGGCAATGGCATGTCATCCTTCATCAATGCCCTTAGGCTCATTGGACATGAGGAGGAGGATTCAGCTCCCACTGGGGTGGTGAGGACCACCCAGAAACCAGCCTGTTACTTCTCTTCCATATTTCCCAATGTGGACCTGTGGGACCTGCCTGGCACTGGGGTCACAGCCCAGAGCATGGGGAActacctggaggagatggaatttGACAAATATGACCTTATCATCATCATCGCTTCTGAGCAGTTCAGTTCCAACCATGTGAAGCTGGCCAAAGCCATGCAGAGATTGAGAAAGAGGTTCTATGTTGTCTGGACAAAGCTAGACAGGGACCTTGGTACAAGTGCCCACTCAGAATCCCAGCTTCTGCAGAATATCCAGGAGAGTATCCGTGAGAACCTCCAGAAGGAGTATGTGAAGGTGCCCCCCATATTTCTGGTATCCAGCTTTGAGCCTTCATCACATGACTTCCAGAATCTCAGAATAACACTGAAAAAAGACATCCCCCGCATCAAATTTGAGGGTCTCTTAGGAACCCTTTTCCAAATCTGCGAGAACACTATTAATGAGAAAGTAGAATTCTTTAATAGAAGCATAGATGAGGATAATCTAGAAGGTAATGAAAAATTTAATACAGGTGATCTGGTACAGTATCAGCAATTCTTCCAAAACAAATTTGTTGTGGATGACATATCTCTCCTCCAGGGGGCTCTGGATATGAGACAGCCAGATGACTGCTCCAGGGATGCCAAGCCATCCCAAGTTAGACAGAGAGACCAACAAGACGGCTGGACTGTGTCTCAGCTGTTTCCTTCTAGAACTCAATATATCATTACAGGTCTTTACTCCGCCATTTGCTGTTTTTTCTCTCGccgtcacagacacacacaacagaaacatGTGCTTGGTGAAGTTGCTAAGGAAACCAAGAAAGTTCTGTGGGAAATCCTGGAAAATACCATTTTACTTCCTCAGAAGGACTAG